The Pseudomonadota bacterium DNA window GCGGGCAGCAAGCCAGCGGCGTACGTATTCCTTGTCGAAGGACTCCGGGTCCTGTCCCGCAGCACAGCGCTGCTCGTAGCTGTCGGCGAACCAATACCGAGACGAATCCGGTGTGTGGATCTCGTCGATAACCAGCAGTTCTCCCTCGGGGCTGTATCCGAATTCGTACTTTGTATCCACGAGGATTAGCCCGCGCTCGCGACACACGCTTTGGCCGTGCGCGAAGAGCGCCAGCGAGTAGGCCGCAGCGCGATCGAAATCCCGGGCGCTGACAGTCCCGCTCCCAACGATCTCCTCACGCGACACGTTGCGATCGTGTGCGCCATGAGCGGCCTTGGTTGTAGGCGTGAGCAGCGGTTCAGGCAGCCTCTGATGCTTGATCAAGCCATCGGGGAGACGGTGACCGCAAAACTCCCGCTCTCCCTTTTCGTAGGCTGTCCAAATGCTGGTGTCGGACACCCCGGTCAGGTAGCCCCTGACCACCATCTCGACTTGCAAGGGACGGCATTCCCGCACCACCATCGCGCTCGGATCAGGCACTTCGAGCACATGGTTGGGCACCAGCGCTCGGGTCTGCTCGAACCACCATGCGGCCACTTGATTGAGGACCTGGCCCTTGAACGGTAACGTGCCGAGCACGCGATCAAAAGCGCTAATGCGGTCGCTGACGACGATGATGCGCTCGCCGCCGGCCGTGCTGTAGTTGTCGCGGACCTTGCCCTGGTAGCGCTGCCCCAGCTCGGCAAGGTCTGTGCGCTCGAGGGTTGTGCCGAGACCTCGACGAAGAACTGCCCTGTCCACGCTCACTTCTTCCTCCCAGGCGCCCTGTCGATCCCGGGCGCCCTGTCGATCCCGGGCGCCCTGTCGATCCCAGGCGCCCTGTCGATCCCAAGCGCCCTGTCGATCCCAAGCGCCCTGTCGATGATCGAGTCGGCGTACTTGCACGCCTGCTCGATGTTGAACTGGGCGCCGATCTCATCTGCACTCAGGTGCTGCACGATGGCGGCGTCGTGCAGTAGCAGGTCGCGGAAACTACCCGCACGGCGGAATGCCTTCATCGCATTGCGCTGCACCAGCTCGTACGCCTGCTGACGCTCGAGGCCCTTGTGTACGAGCGCCAGCAGGATACCCTCGCTCGCCCACAACCCGTCCGACGCGTCGACGTTGTGCCGCATCCTTTCGGGATAGATGACCAGCCCCTCGATGACGCGGCGCACCCGGTCGAGCATGAAGGCCAGCGTGGCCGTTGCATCCGGTCCGATCATGCGCTCCACGGACGAGTGAGCGATGTCCCGCTCGTGCCACAGGGCAACGTTCTCAAGCGCGGGCACCGCCGCGGATCGCACGACTCGCGCCAGTCCACATAGGTTCTCGCTCAGCACCGGATTGCGCTTGTGAGGCATGGCGCTCGAGCCCTTCTGACCTGTGCCGAAAGCCTCCTCGGCTTCTGCCAGCTCGCTGCGCTGCCAATGGCGCACGTTGGTCGCGAAGCGCTCGATGCTGGCCGCCACCAGCGCCAGCGAGCCGAAGTAGGCAGCGTGCCTGTCGCGACACACCACCTGCGTGGCCACGGTTTCGGGTCGCAGGCCCAACTCGGAAAGCGCCTGCTGCTCGAGCTCCGGGCTGAGATGTGCGTAGGTGCCCACTGCGCCGGCGATCTTGCCCACGGCGATTTCATGCCGCGCGCGGAGCAGCCGCGCCCGGCCGCGCAGCAGCTCGCTGAAATGACCGGCCAAGACCACACCCATGGTGAGGGGTTCGGCGTGAATGCCATGGGAACGTCCCATCATGAGGGTGTGGCGATGTTCCTCGATCCGCTTGCGAAGCGCCGCGAGCACCCGGTCCATTCGCGCGATGAGGGCATCGGCGGCGTCGCGCATGAGCAGTGCAAGCGAGCTATCCAAGACGTCGGACGAGGTCATGCCCAGATGCAGCCAGCGCGCGGGTGGACCGGCGAGCTCCTCGATGTGGCTCAGAAACGCGATCACATCGTGCCGCGTGGTCTCCTCGATCGCCTCGATGCGTGAAGGCTCGATCCGGTCACGCACACCCACCACGCGTTCGGCCGTGCCTTCAGGGACGCTGCCCGCAGCCTCCATGGCCCTGCATGCGGCCAGCTCGACATCGAACCAGGCTTGGAACCTGCGTCGAGCCGACCAGAGCTCGGCAAAATCCGGCGGCGTGTAGCGAGGGATCATGGGCGCGCCAACGTAATCACTCGCCGGAGGAAACGCAAACTGGAGGCCCGCCACCATACCGTCGCGCCATGCTGTAGCCGTTCAGGCGCCGAGCACTCCGATGAACGATCGCGCTATGCTTCTGGCACAAGCACCATGTCGAAGAAGCTCATCCGGCCGGAGAAGGTCGAAACCGCGGAGCGCGGCGCATTCGAGCAGGCAATGAAAGACGTACGCCCGCTTTCCGGTCGCGGCACGCGCATCGTGCCACGGCACGCCCCCGGTGCGGTAGCGAGCGCCGAGCGGCCGCGATCCGACGCACTGCCCCCGCAACAAAGCCATGCCAGCCTCGTCGTACGCGAGCGACACGGCGAAACGTACCTGATGTCTGCCTCCGGGGTCTCCAAGCGTATCCTGCGCAAGCTGCGTGGAGGTGCCTTGCAGCCGGAAGCCACCCTCGACCTGCACGGCCTCAACCAGCGTGAAGCTCTGGACGAGACGCAGCGGTTCATCGCAGCGGCCTGGGCGCGTGGCCGGCGCTGTCTTCTGATCGTTCACGGCCGCGGCCTGCGCAGCGGGCAGGGCGGGCCGGTGCTGCGCGACGCGCTGTTGGACGCGCTGGCGCGTTGCTCGAGCGGACGCGTGCTGGCGGTGGTAAACGCCCCGCCACGCCACGGCGGAACGGGGGCGGCATTGGTGCTGCTGCGGCGCTCTCGCAGTGTACCCGATCAAACCTAGTGCCTCGCCACAGGGCGCCAGGGCTGGGGCCAAACGATCAGGATTCCTGTGGCGAGGCACTAGGGTGGCTGGACTCGCGTACTCCCTCAGGCTAGTACTCACGGCGGACAATCCATGCACAGTGGAAAGCTCAGCTCACCCGCGCAGGCTGCAGCCGCCGAGCACCCGGCGCTGTCGCTGCTTCACGAGATGCGCGGCTTTGGCGGGGGGACCGTCAAGACGGTCGGGCTCTCGGACGTCGAGCTCCTGCGCTTCATGGAAAAGGACTCCGCACTGCCGGACGCCATCGAACGGGCACACGTGCGGTGGCAGGGCCTGCGGCGCGAGCAGCCTGTGTTGCTGACCGCCGACGAAGCGGATCAAATCAGCACGCTCCAAGCTGGTTTCCTCAACTTCTACTCGCCCGAGGCGGTCAATCCGTACGTCGCGCTCGCGGCCAAGGGTCCCTGGATCGTGACCAGCAAGGGGGCGGTCGTACACGATTCGGGCGGCTACGGGATGATGGGCTTTGGCCACAGCCCTTCGGAAGTCCTGGATGCGCTCTCCCGTCCACTCGTGATGGCCAACATCATGACGGCATCGCCGAGCCAGCTGCGCTTCATGACGGCGATTCGACGCCACATAGGCCAGACTCGATCCGGCTGCCCGTACGATCGCTTCGTGTGCCTGAACAGCGGCTCGGAATCGGTATCCATGGGCCTGCGCATCGCCGACATCCACGCCAAGTCCATGACGCAGCCAGGAGCTCGCCACGCCGGACGTACGATCCGCGGCCTGTCGCTGAAGGGCGGCTTCCACGGTCGCACTCACCGGCCTGCTCACTTCTCGGACTCCACGCTTGCGGTCTACCGCCGGTACCTTGCCTCGTTCGAGGGAGACCAATCCCTGCTGACCGCAGCCCCCGACGATCTTGAAGCCCTCGCGCGCGCGTTCGAACAAGCCGAGGCGGATGGTGTCTTCATTCAGTGCCTGCTCATGGAGCCCGTGATGGGAGAAGGAAACCCGGGCCGCGCTATCGGGCGGGCGTTTTATGACGTGGCACGCCAGCTTACCCGAAGGCACGGTGCGCTCCTGCTCGTGGACTCCATACAGGCGGGATTGCGCGCCCACGGCGTGCTGTCGATCGTCGACTATCCGGGTTTCGAGGACTGTGATCCACCCGATATGGAAACCTATTCGAAGGCGCTCAACGCCGGGCAGTACCCGCTCTCCATCCTGGCGCTGCGTGCCGAGGCCGCCGGCATCTACCGTCGTGGACTCTATGGCAACACCATGACGGCCAATCCGCGTGGTCTCGAGGTAGCAACCGAGGTGTTGCGACAGGTGACACCCGAGGTGCAACAGAACATTCGGGACCGCGGGGCCGAGCTGAAGCAACGACTTCAAGCGCTGGCAAACGAGCTTGGCCCGGAGTGCATCAGGCGCGTGCAGGGGTGCGGACTGCTTGTGAGCTGCGAGCTGGCCCCGAGCTACAAAGCCTACGGCGCTGGCAGTGTTGAAGAGCAACTGCGTATCGGTGGCATCGGAGCCGTTCACGGCGGGCGGAACGCGCTCCGTTTCACGCCCCACTTTCGGGTCACGTCGGAAGAGATTTCGCTAATCGTCGAGCACCTGCGCAAGGCGCTGAGCCGGCGGTAGGTACCCGTCCGAGAATGGGGCGGCGGCACAACCGGAGATTGGCGCGCGGTTGCCGCATATCTTCAAAAGTGCAGCCAAGAGACCAGGATTCATGACAAGAATCTCCAAGAGCGGAAACGACCCAAAGGGCATCTTCACTGCCCTTGCTACCACCTTCTGCTCCAACCTGGTTTCGAGTATGCCAACCAACACATCACGAATCGTCTTCGTTCGGCGGCCTTCGCTGCAACTGCTTGGCGTCGCGCTGCCCAGCGTGGTCTGGGCTGTAGTGGGGATCGCCTCCCCTTCATCGGCGCAACAACATTCGGAGCCGCCTGGCGCTGACAAGCAGCCGGAAGGCGAGCCCGCGAACGCGCCCGGCGCAGCACAGCAACCATCACAAAGCGCGGCACAGGAACCCGCGCAGGCACCCGGCGTGCAGGCCACGCCCGCAACGGCAAGCCCCGCGGCCGGACCGGCACAAGGCACAGAGCCCGCCGAGCAGATCCTCGTGCGGGGCATCCGTGGCAGCCTGCGCCGCGCCACTGATGTAAAGCGCGAGTCGAACGCGATCGTGGATGCAATCGCCGCCGAAGATCTAGGCAAATTCCCTGATCAAAACGTAGCCGAGTCGCTGCAGCGCGTTGCCGGGCTGTCGATCGACCGTAACGGCGGAGAGGGTCGCTTCGTGACGGTGCGCGGCCTGGGACCCCAGTTCAACAACACCCTGCTCAACGGGCGTACCATGGCGACCGAGACCTACGGGCGCCAGTTCAGCTTCGACCTGCTGGCGGCCGAGCTGATCAGCGGCGCCGAGGTTCACAAGGCGGCCACGGCCATGCTGCAGGAGGGCGGCATCGGCTCTACCATCAACATCAGGACGGCTCGGCCGCTCGATTTTCCGGGTTTCAGGGCAGTAGCCCGAGCCATGGGGCTGTACGATGCGAACTCGGGCAGCGTGACACCCCAGGTCTCGGGTCTGGTCACCAATACGTTTCTGGACGGGCGGCTGGGGGTATTGCTTTCGCTATCCCATCAGCGCCGCAAGGCGCGTGTCGACCGCATCAACACCCGCAACTACAACGCGGGTACGACGCTCAATTTGCCGGACGGCAGAACCCTGACCGGCGTCTTCGCGCCGCAGAACTACAACCAAAACGTCGACTTCCAGCAACGCGTGCATACGGGTGGCACCGCGGCGCTGCAGTTCGATGTGTCCGATACCGTGCGGCTGACTCTGGATGGTCTGTATTCCACTTTCAAGGTGACCTCGGATCAGAGCCACCTCGGCCATTGGTACACGGCGGAGCAAATCCTCGATGCCCAAGTCGATCAGAACAACACCCTCGTCTCGCTGACCCACAGCGACAAGGGTGCCACCGACTACATCAACGCGA harbors:
- a CDS encoding TonB-dependent receptor produces the protein MTRISKSGNDPKGIFTALATTFCSNLVSSMPTNTSRIVFVRRPSLQLLGVALPSVVWAVVGIASPSSAQQHSEPPGADKQPEGEPANAPGAAQQPSQSAAQEPAQAPGVQATPATASPAAGPAQGTEPAEQILVRGIRGSLRRATDVKRESNAIVDAIAAEDLGKFPDQNVAESLQRVAGLSIDRNGGEGRFVTVRGLGPQFNNTLLNGRTMATETYGRQFSFDLLAAELISGAEVHKAATAMLQEGGIGSTINIRTARPLDFPGFRAVARAMGLYDANSGSVTPQVSGLVTNTFLDGRLGVLLSLSHQRRKARVDRINTRNYNAGTTLNLPDGRTLTGVFAPQNYNQNVDFQQRVHTGGTAALQFDVSDTVRLTLDGLYSTFKVTSDQSHLGHWYTAEQILDAQVDQNNTLVSLTHSDKGATDYINATTNRPTQTWMLGLNGRWDASENLVLTADVSTSSAATNGGGQDRWVVIGFYNPSMYDNTVPGQLPSIFDIPQGLPMHNIPPGLPLNTVDSTRARAHHTYLTGSDVKDTVYEARLDGELRLGDVGLHTLRFGTYGYARSKSDTVYHSNNPTLSQGTGPIECLYCGYHTDIRDDLLKPFDAGNFFSDLRANIPRQWQTFDYVSYLNWLQSPEAQANYAMANPMRPPNYWNQVIMENGGFDALKQPASSTVRERVLGAYTQLDFGGDLSDMPWSGNLGLRYVYTTQRSEGERRNLEELVYADATLFQAIYGPSTPMSVPKSYGNILPSL
- a CDS encoding Smr/MutS family protein; amino-acid sequence: MSKKLIRPEKVETAERGAFEQAMKDVRPLSGRGTRIVPRHAPGAVASAERPRSDALPPQQSHASLVVRERHGETYLMSASGVSKRILRKLRGGALQPEATLDLHGLNQREALDETQRFIAAAWARGRRCLLIVHGRGLRSGQGGPVLRDALLDALARCSSGRVLAVVNAPPRHGGTGAALVLLRRSRSVPDQT
- a CDS encoding phosphoribosylaminoimidazolesuccinocarboxamide synthase yields the protein MDRAVLRRGLGTTLERTDLAELGQRYQGKVRDNYSTAGGERIIVVSDRISAFDRVLGTLPFKGQVLNQVAAWWFEQTRALVPNHVLEVPDPSAMVVRECRPLQVEMVVRGYLTGVSDTSIWTAYEKGEREFCGHRLPDGLIKHQRLPEPLLTPTTKAAHGAHDRNVSREEIVGSGTVSARDFDRAAAYSLALFAHGQSVCRERGLILVDTKYEFGYSPEGELLVIDEIHTPDSSRYWFADSYEQRCAAGQDPESFDKEYVRRWLAARGFRGEGHVPEIPGDVRIEAAHRYIEACDAIRGAVFTPDLEPPLERLRSNLRPWFGGSP
- the purB gene encoding adenylosuccinate lyase — encoded protein: MIPRYTPPDFAELWSARRRFQAWFDVELAACRAMEAAGSVPEGTAERVVGVRDRIEPSRIEAIEETTRHDVIAFLSHIEELAGPPARWLHLGMTSSDVLDSSLALLMRDAADALIARMDRVLAALRKRIEEHRHTLMMGRSHGIHAEPLTMGVVLAGHFSELLRGRARLLRARHEIAVGKIAGAVGTYAHLSPELEQQALSELGLRPETVATQVVCRDRHAAYFGSLALVAASIERFATNVRHWQRSELAEAEEAFGTGQKGSSAMPHKRNPVLSENLCGLARVVRSAAVPALENVALWHERDIAHSSVERMIGPDATATLAFMLDRVRRVIEGLVIYPERMRHNVDASDGLWASEGILLALVHKGLERQQAYELVQRNAMKAFRRAGSFRDLLLHDAAIVQHLSADEIGAQFNIEQACKYADSIIDRALGIDRALGIDRAPGIDRAPGIDRAPGIDRAPGRKK
- a CDS encoding aminotransferase class III-fold pyridoxal phosphate-dependent enzyme encodes the protein MHSGKLSSPAQAAAAEHPALSLLHEMRGFGGGTVKTVGLSDVELLRFMEKDSALPDAIERAHVRWQGLRREQPVLLTADEADQISTLQAGFLNFYSPEAVNPYVALAAKGPWIVTSKGAVVHDSGGYGMMGFGHSPSEVLDALSRPLVMANIMTASPSQLRFMTAIRRHIGQTRSGCPYDRFVCLNSGSESVSMGLRIADIHAKSMTQPGARHAGRTIRGLSLKGGFHGRTHRPAHFSDSTLAVYRRYLASFEGDQSLLTAAPDDLEALARAFEQAEADGVFIQCLLMEPVMGEGNPGRAIGRAFYDVARQLTRRHGALLLVDSIQAGLRAHGVLSIVDYPGFEDCDPPDMETYSKALNAGQYPLSILALRAEAAGIYRRGLYGNTMTANPRGLEVATEVLRQVTPEVQQNIRDRGAELKQRLQALANELGPECIRRVQGCGLLVSCELAPSYKAYGAGSVEEQLRIGGIGAVHGGRNALRFTPHFRVTSEEISLIVEHLRKALSRR